From one Triticum urartu cultivar G1812 chromosome 3, Tu2.1, whole genome shotgun sequence genomic stretch:
- the LOC125543197 gene encoding probable prolyl 4-hydroxylase 7 isoform X1 yields MGSGAGALLALVAACLALAPPCALASSRKFGLDIAQPKLLNATNGSFTPSSHVDFDPSKSKRLSWHPRVFLYEGFLSHMECDHLVSMAHGKIGSSVLVNDGATNISQNNIDAGLIFRLADSKDIVVSKIEDRISLWSFIPKEHGESMQILKYGANQSDPNKEETQSSSGANRLVTILMYLSDIKQGGETVFPRSELKDTQAKEGTPSECAGYAVKPVKGNTVLLFNSRPGGVADKDSQYEFCPVVEGEKWLAIKHMYASKIDKSKPSPASEDDDCTDEDGNCVSWAAAGECDKNPVFMIGSSDYYGTCRKSCHAC; encoded by the exons GTTTGGTCTGGATATTGCGCAACCAAAATTACTGAACGCCACAAATGGTTCATTTACTCCAAGCTCACATGTTGATTTTGACCCTTCAAAATCAAAGCGACTCTCGTGGCATCCAAG GGTCTTCTTGTATGAAGGTTTTCTCTCTCACATGGAGTGTGACCACTTAGTATCTATG GCACATGGTAAGATAGGGTCATCTGTACTTGTTAATGATGGTGCTACAAATATTTCCCAGAACAATATTGATGCAGGCCTCATATTTCGCCTGGCTGATAGCAAA GACATAGTTGTTTCGAAGATTGAAGATAGGATATCATTATGGAGTTTTATTCCAAAAG AGCATGGGGAGAGCATGCAGATTTTGAAGTATGGAGCAAACCAAAGTGACCCTAACAAGGAAGAAACTCAATCGAGCAGTGGTGCCAATAGGCTTGTGACCATTTTGATGTATCTTTCTGATATCAAGCAAGGTGGTGAAACTGTTTTCCCCAGATCTGAG CTGAAGGATACTCAAGCCAAGGAAGGGACACCTTCTGAATGTGCTGGTTATGCAGTGAAACCTGTCAAGGGCAACACAGTTCTGCTGTTCAATTCAAGGCCTGGCGGAGTCGCCGACAAGGACAGTCAGTACGAGTTCTGTCCTGTCGTCGAAGGGGAGAAATGGCTTGCCATAAAACATATGTATGCAAGCAAGATCGATAAATCAAAACCTTCGCCGGCATCCGAGGATGATGATTGCACCGATGAAGATGGTAACTGTGTCAGTTGGGCCGCTGCCGGCGAATGCGACAAGAATCCTGTGTTTATGATTGGCAGTTCAGACTACTATGGCACTTGCAGGAAGAGCTGCCATGCGTGCtag
- the LOC125543197 gene encoding probable prolyl 4-hydroxylase 7 isoform X4 codes for MVHLLQAHMLILTLQNQSDSRGIQGFLSHMECDHLVSMAHGKIGSSVLVNDGATNISQNNIDAGLIFRLADSKDIVVSKIEDRISLWSFIPKEHGESMQILKYGANQSDPNKEETQSSSGANRLVTILMYLSDIKQGGETVFPRSELKDTQAKEGTPSECAGYAVKPVKGNTVLLFNSRPGGVADKDSQYEFCPVVEGEKWLAIKHMYASKIDKSKPSPASEDDDCTDEDGNCVSWAAAGECDKNPVFMIGSSDYYGTCRKSCHAC; via the exons ATGGTTCATTTACTCCAAGCTCACATGTTGATTTTGACCCTTCAAAATCAAAGCGACTCTCGTGGCATCCAAG GTTTTCTCTCTCACATGGAGTGTGACCACTTAGTATCTATG GCACATGGTAAGATAGGGTCATCTGTACTTGTTAATGATGGTGCTACAAATATTTCCCAGAACAATATTGATGCAGGCCTCATATTTCGCCTGGCTGATAGCAAA GACATAGTTGTTTCGAAGATTGAAGATAGGATATCATTATGGAGTTTTATTCCAAAAG AGCATGGGGAGAGCATGCAGATTTTGAAGTATGGAGCAAACCAAAGTGACCCTAACAAGGAAGAAACTCAATCGAGCAGTGGTGCCAATAGGCTTGTGACCATTTTGATGTATCTTTCTGATATCAAGCAAGGTGGTGAAACTGTTTTCCCCAGATCTGAG CTGAAGGATACTCAAGCCAAGGAAGGGACACCTTCTGAATGTGCTGGTTATGCAGTGAAACCTGTCAAGGGCAACACAGTTCTGCTGTTCAATTCAAGGCCTGGCGGAGTCGCCGACAAGGACAGTCAGTACGAGTTCTGTCCTGTCGTCGAAGGGGAGAAATGGCTTGCCATAAAACATATGTATGCAAGCAAGATCGATAAATCAAAACCTTCGCCGGCATCCGAGGATGATGATTGCACCGATGAAGATGGTAACTGTGTCAGTTGGGCCGCTGCCGGCGAATGCGACAAGAATCCTGTGTTTATGATTGGCAGTTCAGACTACTATGGCACTTGCAGGAAGAGCTGCCATGCGTGCtag
- the LOC125543197 gene encoding probable prolyl 4-hydroxylase 7 isoform X2, which produces MGSGAGALLALVAACLALAPPCALASSRKFGLDIAQPKLLNATNGSFTPSSHVDFDPSKSKRLSWHPRVFLYEGFLSHMECDHLVSMAHGKIGSSVLVNDGATNISQNNIDAGLIFRLADSKDIVVSKIEDRISLWSFIPKEHGESMQILKYGANQSDPNKEETQSSSGANRLVTILMYLSDIKQGGETVFPRSEDTQAKEGTPSECAGYAVKPVKGNTVLLFNSRPGGVADKDSQYEFCPVVEGEKWLAIKHMYASKIDKSKPSPASEDDDCTDEDGNCVSWAAAGECDKNPVFMIGSSDYYGTCRKSCHAC; this is translated from the exons GTTTGGTCTGGATATTGCGCAACCAAAATTACTGAACGCCACAAATGGTTCATTTACTCCAAGCTCACATGTTGATTTTGACCCTTCAAAATCAAAGCGACTCTCGTGGCATCCAAG GGTCTTCTTGTATGAAGGTTTTCTCTCTCACATGGAGTGTGACCACTTAGTATCTATG GCACATGGTAAGATAGGGTCATCTGTACTTGTTAATGATGGTGCTACAAATATTTCCCAGAACAATATTGATGCAGGCCTCATATTTCGCCTGGCTGATAGCAAA GACATAGTTGTTTCGAAGATTGAAGATAGGATATCATTATGGAGTTTTATTCCAAAAG AGCATGGGGAGAGCATGCAGATTTTGAAGTATGGAGCAAACCAAAGTGACCCTAACAAGGAAGAAACTCAATCGAGCAGTGGTGCCAATAGGCTTGTGACCATTTTGATGTATCTTTCTGATATCAAGCAAGGTGGTGAAACTGTTTTCCCCAGATCTGAG GATACTCAAGCCAAGGAAGGGACACCTTCTGAATGTGCTGGTTATGCAGTGAAACCTGTCAAGGGCAACACAGTTCTGCTGTTCAATTCAAGGCCTGGCGGAGTCGCCGACAAGGACAGTCAGTACGAGTTCTGTCCTGTCGTCGAAGGGGAGAAATGGCTTGCCATAAAACATATGTATGCAAGCAAGATCGATAAATCAAAACCTTCGCCGGCATCCGAGGATGATGATTGCACCGATGAAGATGGTAACTGTGTCAGTTGGGCCGCTGCCGGCGAATGCGACAAGAATCCTGTGTTTATGATTGGCAGTTCAGACTACTATGGCACTTGCAGGAAGAGCTGCCATGCGTGCtag